The following proteins are co-located in the Patescibacteria group bacterium genome:
- a CDS encoding response regulator produces MSVILLADDDKTLRDMYRIPLTRAGHVVHEAIDGLAVIEIVKTIHFDLILLDIMMPKMNGLDVLKLLRSDDATKHVPIIILTALAQDLSQTSASEIKADRYFSKADTTPNQLVQCVSELLAQKPN; encoded by the coding sequence ATGTCAGTGATACTATTGGCCGATGACGATAAAACGTTGCGAGATATGTATCGAATACCTTTGACCAGAGCGGGACACGTAGTTCACGAGGCGATAGATGGGTTAGCGGTTATCGAAATTGTCAAAACTATTCATTTCGATCTAATTTTACTAGACATTATGATGCCAAAAATGAACGGCTTGGACGTTTTGAAACTATTGCGTTCAGATGATGCCACAAAGCATGTTCCAATAATTATTTTAACCGCGTTGGCACAAGATTTAAGCCAAACCAGCGCTAGTGAGATTAAGGCAGACCGATATTTTTCCAAAGCAGACACTACGCCAAACCAGTTGGTGCAATGCGTTAGCGAGCTTTTAGCTCAAAAGCCGAATTAA
- a CDS encoding ATP-dependent Clp protease ATP-binding subunit, translating into MTEAPNQLQFKQTAAEFVSGWNSSRALAGIGQVIGFGSLLVSMLALALQTYRGWLDGEMPIVSLFGGSALARMMWVLILLDIVAVYLLDEIRRRKTYTSRDDVYNFLDQNSRSFLAQALSVADKNKQKLTVNMALHLMLQSGSMRYYLAKLEIVSDSVYEAVKQQIPLDSVPQSKNAMEMDNTFQQYLLDSANRAAARGDSSFGLPDIFLTILEKDANIAQFFSKIDITPKRFAVVINDSSTRDHLLSTFDQLKQQRMHTGPVNRAWTSTPTPMLNQFGQDLTVTASAGAIPLVTVRQKEVDEAIRVLARATKNSLLLVGEPGAGKATVVDRIAFQMLSGSVPKELQDKRLVQLDAAALHGSPEGFSVAFEQLLAETERSGNVILFIPSLQDLASEQTSGVAVAELLLPLLDRARMQVIGATTIKQYREEIEPNVSFAKAFGVVQINEMSPDQAMTVLEETALELEGQHHVKISLKAIEAAVTLSAKFIHDRVLPEKAIDILDEASAMASAAKKAEVTEADVQTVISQKTNVPTEAIGQNEQSTLLDLEKIIGSRVVGQVEAVQAVSKALRRARAGLSDSNRPIGTFLFVGPTGVGKTELAKALASSYFKGEDTMVRLDMSEFQSAASLVDLIGQNNKEGVLTGPVRNRPFCLLLLDEFEKACDEVRNLFLSIFDDGRITDGNGHLIDFKNCIIIATSNAGSLEIQQAIQSNVPYTDIQKKLGSTLLPQIFRPELLNRFDGIIVFKPLTADEILKIAKLQVEAVIKQTEATSGVKLAVTDAVIQKLATDGFDPTMGGRPLRRVVQDELESPLANKIIAGNAKRGDQITIDVGDLG; encoded by the coding sequence ATGACCGAAGCACCAAATCAATTGCAATTTAAACAAACTGCCGCCGAATTTGTGAGCGGATGGAACAGTAGCCGCGCCTTGGCCGGTATTGGTCAGGTAATTGGATTCGGATCTTTGTTGGTTAGTATGCTGGCGTTGGCTTTGCAAACTTATCGTGGCTGGCTGGATGGGGAGATGCCCATTGTTTCATTGTTTGGCGGCTCTGCGTTGGCGCGGATGATGTGGGTTTTGATTCTATTAGACATTGTGGCGGTCTATTTATTGGATGAAATTAGACGTCGAAAAACATATACCTCGAGGGACGATGTATACAACTTTTTAGATCAAAATAGCCGTTCTTTCCTTGCCCAAGCCTTATCTGTTGCCGACAAAAACAAACAAAAATTAACGGTAAATATGGCGTTGCATTTAATGTTGCAGTCCGGTTCCATGCGATATTATTTGGCAAAATTAGAAATTGTTTCGGACTCGGTGTATGAGGCGGTCAAGCAACAAATACCGCTTGATTCGGTGCCTCAGTCTAAAAACGCTATGGAAATGGATAACACTTTTCAGCAATATCTATTAGATAGCGCAAATCGTGCCGCGGCCAGAGGCGATAGTTCATTTGGCTTGCCGGACATCTTTTTAACGATTTTAGAAAAAGACGCCAACATTGCGCAGTTCTTTAGTAAAATTGACATTACGCCTAAGCGTTTTGCGGTGGTGATTAACGATTCGTCAACTCGCGATCATTTACTGTCAACTTTTGATCAATTAAAGCAACAGCGCATGCACACCGGGCCGGTTAATCGCGCTTGGACATCTACCCCCACGCCGATGTTGAATCAATTTGGTCAAGATTTGACTGTTACCGCCTCGGCCGGTGCCATCCCGCTGGTTACAGTGCGACAAAAAGAGGTTGATGAAGCCATTCGAGTGTTGGCGCGTGCTACCAAAAACAGCTTGTTGTTGGTGGGCGAGCCGGGGGCGGGTAAAGCAACCGTGGTGGATCGCATTGCATTTCAAATGTTGTCCGGGTCCGTGCCCAAAGAGTTACAAGATAAACGTTTAGTGCAGCTAGATGCGGCAGCGTTGCATGGATCGCCCGAAGGATTTTCGGTGGCGTTTGAGCAGCTGTTGGCTGAAACCGAGCGTTCGGGTAACGTCATCTTGTTTATTCCCAGTTTGCAAGATTTAGCTAGCGAGCAAACATCCGGAGTTGCGGTTGCTGAATTGTTATTGCCATTGCTTGATCGCGCTAGAATGCAGGTGATTGGCGCTACTACCATCAAGCAGTATCGCGAGGAAATTGAGCCCAATGTTAGCTTTGCCAAAGCGTTTGGGGTGGTGCAGATTAACGAAATGTCGCCGGATCAGGCTATGACCGTGCTAGAAGAAACGGCGTTAGAGCTTGAGGGCCAGCACCACGTTAAAATTTCGCTCAAAGCAATTGAAGCCGCGGTTACCTTATCCGCTAAATTTATTCACGACCGGGTGCTGCCCGAGAAGGCGATTGATATTTTGGATGAGGCATCAGCGATGGCCAGTGCTGCCAAAAAAGCCGAGGTAACCGAAGCTGACGTGCAGACAGTAATCAGCCAAAAAACCAATGTGCCAACCGAGGCGATAGGTCAGAATGAGCAATCAACCTTACTAGATTTGGAGAAGATTATTGGGTCCAGGGTGGTGGGTCAGGTTGAGGCGGTACAGGCGGTGTCTAAGGCGCTACGAAGGGCTAGGGCGGGCTTATCTGATAGTAATAGACCAATTGGCACCTTCTTGTTTGTGGGGCCAACTGGCGTGGGTAAGACCGAATTGGCCAAGGCGTTAGCTTCTAGTTATTTTAAGGGTGAGGATACAATGGTGCGGTTGGATATGTCCGAATTTCAGTCGGCCGCTTCGTTAGTCGATTTAATTGGCCAGAATAATAAAGAAGGCGTGTTAACCGGACCGGTGCGCAATCGTCCGTTCTGTTTATTACTGCTAGATGAGTTTGAAAAAGCCTGTGATGAAGTGCGCAACTTATTCCTATCCATATTTGACGACGGGCGCATTACCGATGGCAACGGCCACTTAATTGACTTTAAAAACTGTATAATTATTGCCACATCTAACGCCGGTTCACTCGAGATACAGCAGGCGATACAGTCAAACGTGCCTTACACCGACATTCAGAAAAAGCTTGGTTCAACTTTATTGCCGCAGATTTTTCGCCCCGAGCTACTCAACCGTTTTGACGGCATTATTGTGTTCAAACCTCTCACCGCTGACGAAATTCTCAAGATTGCCAAATTACAAGTCGAAGCGGTAATTAAGCAGACAGAAGCCACGTCTGGGGTAAAACTGGCTGTTACCGACGCGGTGATACAAAAACTAGCCACCGATGGTTTTGATCCTACGATGGGTGGGCGTCCGCTACGTCGAGTAGTTCAAGACGAGTTGGAATCGCCATTAGCCAACAAAATCATCGCCGGCAACGCCAAGCGTGGCGACCAAATTACGATTGATGTTGGAGACCTCGGGTAG
- the pilM gene encoding pilus assembly protein PilM, with translation MEGYLSLSSFLGLRTEVVGLDIGQHSVRVAQLKRPRQHSRLVSLGIAELPKKTLEKGTIANPDALIETIKSALQNATPHRITAKTLVAALPEIYIFSKVIQMPNLPPNELQKAIPFETSQFIPMPIDEMYIDYTPLALHPDKQQIDVAIFAAPKQMVDSLIDITNQAGFELSALETKSTAITRSLLPAGSTDAIQIIEIGSESTRMTISDHGNVWLTTSLNIGEAQLLKTIGEKLNQPENEVRDYLSNHKSSSIDSVVSSAVAPIVQEAVSANRFHETRDYQADKIKRAILVGQGSTIPGIIPAVVGSMHIQCEPGLPLVTGTTEVNLQYAVSLGLSMRPY, from the coding sequence ATGGAGGGGTATTTGAGTTTATCATCGTTCTTAGGATTACGAACCGAAGTAGTCGGCTTAGACATTGGGCAACACTCGGTTAGAGTAGCTCAACTAAAACGACCAAGGCAACATTCTCGCCTGGTCAGTTTAGGTATCGCCGAACTACCTAAAAAAACGCTTGAAAAAGGCACTATTGCCAATCCGGACGCACTAATTGAAACAATTAAATCTGCCTTGCAAAACGCCACCCCGCACCGCATTACCGCCAAAACACTGGTGGCCGCGTTACCCGAGATTTACATTTTTTCCAAAGTAATCCAAATGCCAAACTTGCCTCCAAACGAGCTCCAAAAAGCAATCCCGTTTGAAACCAGCCAGTTTATTCCGATGCCAATTGACGAAATGTATATTGATTACACCCCACTGGCGTTGCATCCAGACAAACAACAAATTGATGTGGCCATATTTGCCGCTCCCAAACAGATGGTTGACAGCTTGATAGACATAACCAACCAGGCTGGGTTTGAGCTATCGGCTTTGGAAACAAAATCTACCGCAATCACCCGATCGCTACTACCCGCCGGTAGTACCGACGCGATTCAGATTATTGAGATCGGATCTGAATCTACCCGTATGACTATTTCGGACCACGGCAACGTGTGGTTAACCACCTCCTTAAACATCGGCGAAGCGCAATTACTAAAAACCATTGGTGAAAAACTGAACCAACCTGAAAACGAGGTTAGGGACTATTTATCCAATCATAAAAGCAGTTCAATTGACAGTGTAGTTTCCAGTGCCGTTGCCCCAATTGTTCAAGAAGCAGTTTCTGCCAACCGTTTTCACGAAACCAGAGACTATCAAGCCGACAAAATTAAGCGTGCAATTCTGGTTGGGCAGGGGTCAACCATCCCTGGTATTATTCCGGCCGTTGTCGGGTCAATGCATATTCAGTGCGAACCCGGTTTGCCGCTGGTTACCGGCACCACTGAAGTAAATTTACAGTACGCGGTATCGCTTGGATTAAGTATGAGGCCATATTAA
- a CDS encoding ATP-binding protein — MLQILLLTIVSAVNIYLAFLVCLKGKDKVINYYFGVLVTFMVLWMVTNYLCDNPIMPAWALFWNRLTFAVASGLIMSFFLFSWNFPRNIFDFGRHVTTIGVILTLVVATLSVSTNTIIKSVDYYSWGTNAVPGTLYPLFLILFAVFVGLGFYSQIVKFIRSRGKSRSQLAFLFLGLLLSAVGVSVFGIIIPIITGLTNYGKTGVYSLVIFTALTSYAIIEHHLFDIRFIIKRTIVYSVLLSFVLMTYALVVFFSSQIIGGDLSFGIKSFAPNIIAALLIAVGFDPLKQWLSKVTDKYLFKGEYDTQEVAKKLAKQLSNVVSLDEALDTTMSIVADEMRISRVATIILRRIEKDTVVKRVKSTGYSNVVKLEDKPIGFLVDYLTKHPVMVVVEDLRDDLSKTAINRTVINGVISQIDQFQAVVALPIQVSGAVIGIMLVGEKLSGDSFDEEDFDTLELVANQTALSIEKAQFYEEDKLKSEFISIASHELLTPTAAIEGYLSMLLDEKAVPTKEQAHLYATQAYQSSRRLADLVKDLLSISRIESGRLKITAVPMDLVPSIEQATSELANIAKEKGLKLTFVKPGAGLPKVVADPDRVLQICVNLISNAIKYSMKGEIKVSAVPKKDHVLVSVQDNGIGISKTDQQHLFEKFHRIDNAKTSGIMGTGLGLYITKNLVTLLGGEMKVVSEPDKGSVFSFTLPMSK; from the coding sequence ATGTTACAGATTTTATTATTAACCATCGTTTCAGCGGTCAACATATACCTTGCCTTTTTGGTTTGTCTAAAAGGTAAAGATAAAGTAATAAACTACTATTTTGGTGTGCTAGTAACTTTTATGGTGCTGTGGATGGTGACAAACTATCTATGTGACAATCCGATTATGCCGGCATGGGCTCTGTTTTGGAATAGATTGACCTTTGCTGTGGCCAGTGGATTAATTATGTCTTTCTTCCTTTTCTCTTGGAACTTTCCTCGAAATATCTTTGATTTTGGCCGTCATGTTACTACGATTGGGGTCATCTTGACTTTGGTTGTGGCCACGTTGTCGGTTTCAACCAACACTATTATCAAATCGGTTGATTATTACAGCTGGGGAACAAACGCCGTTCCGGGTACGCTATATCCTTTATTTTTAATCCTTTTTGCGGTCTTTGTCGGCTTGGGTTTTTATAGTCAAATTGTAAAATTCATCCGATCTCGCGGTAAATCACGGTCTCAGCTAGCCTTTTTGTTTTTAGGATTACTACTCTCGGCGGTTGGTGTTAGTGTGTTTGGCATAATTATCCCAATCATCACCGGTTTGACGAACTATGGTAAGACTGGAGTGTACTCGCTGGTTATCTTCACCGCTCTAACTTCGTACGCTATCATTGAGCATCATCTTTTCGATATTAGGTTTATTATCAAGCGCACCATTGTTTACTCGGTGCTGCTATCGTTTGTGTTAATGACCTACGCGTTAGTTGTATTCTTTTCATCTCAAATAATCGGTGGAGACCTGTCGTTTGGTATCAAATCGTTCGCGCCAAACATTATCGCAGCGTTGTTAATAGCCGTTGGATTTGATCCGCTGAAACAATGGTTGTCCAAAGTAACTGACAAATATCTGTTCAAAGGTGAATACGATACACAAGAAGTGGCAAAAAAACTGGCCAAGCAGCTCTCAAATGTGGTCAGCTTAGATGAGGCATTGGACACTACAATGTCAATTGTGGCTGACGAAATGCGCATCAGTAGAGTGGCAACGATCATATTACGTCGTATCGAAAAAGATACGGTGGTAAAGCGAGTTAAATCAACTGGTTATAGCAATGTGGTTAAATTGGAAGATAAGCCAATTGGATTTCTGGTTGACTATTTGACTAAACATCCGGTAATGGTGGTTGTTGAAGACTTACGCGATGATCTTAGCAAGACCGCTATCAATCGCACTGTCATCAATGGAGTGATCTCGCAAATTGATCAATTTCAGGCGGTGGTGGCGCTGCCAATTCAGGTTAGTGGGGCGGTTATTGGTATTATGCTGGTTGGCGAAAAGTTGTCCGGTGACAGCTTTGATGAAGAAGACTTTGACACTTTAGAGCTGGTGGCGAATCAAACCGCGTTGTCAATTGAGAAAGCTCAATTTTATGAGGAAGATAAGTTAAAATCTGAATTTATTTCTATCGCTTCTCATGAACTGCTCACCCCAACCGCAGCGATTGAAGGATATTTGTCGATGTTGCTGGACGAAAAGGCGGTGCCAACCAAAGAGCAGGCACATTTATATGCCACGCAGGCGTATCAAAGTAGTCGTCGTTTGGCCGATTTAGTCAAAGATTTGCTTTCTATCTCTCGAATTGAGAGTGGTAGATTAAAGATTACGGCAGTACCGATGGATTTGGTGCCAAGCATTGAACAAGCAACATCGGAATTAGCTAATATCGCCAAGGAAAAAGGATTGAAGCTAACCTTTGTTAAGCCGGGTGCTGGTTTGCCAAAGGTAGTCGCAGATCCCGATCGGGTGTTACAGATCTGCGTGAATTTAATTAGTAACGCCATTAAATATTCAATGAAGGGTGAAATAAAAGTATCGGCTGTGCCTAAAAAAGATCATGTTTTAGTATCTGTGCAAGATAATGGCATTGGTATTTCAAAGACAGATCAACAGCATTTGTTTGAGAAATTTCATCGCATTGATAATGCTAAAACAAGCGGGATTATGGGAACAGGCTTGGGGTTGTACATCACCAAAAATTTGGTAACATTGCTTGGTGGTGAGATGAAAGTGGTAAGCGAACCGGACAAAGGTAGCGTGTTTAGCTTTACTCTACCAATGTCAAAATGA
- the pilO gene encoding type 4a pilus biogenesis protein PilO: protein MINYRVVLITIIYIAILGGGTVFGIKPFVSGVNNSITELKNKNQQYIQSQDKLNDLIKLNKSQTDITQAQNITTLAIPKTPDYDTLLLTLETLANSHQLKVNDINLSPLTSTTKNTAATTASTSSYYKELTGSMSVNGTYPNIKLLLTESETLDRILTITSVTIIPTESDANNLSADIKFSFYYVK from the coding sequence ATGATTAATTATCGCGTCGTATTAATCACCATCATCTACATCGCCATTCTTGGTGGTGGCACAGTTTTTGGTATCAAACCTTTTGTATCGGGAGTTAACAACAGTATCACGGAATTAAAAAATAAAAATCAGCAGTATATCCAAAGCCAAGATAAATTAAATGATCTAATAAAACTTAACAAAAGCCAGACTGACATTACTCAGGCCCAAAATATTACTACACTAGCTATCCCGAAAACGCCCGATTATGACACTCTTTTGCTTACCCTTGAAACTCTGGCCAACAGCCACCAACTAAAAGTAAATGATATTAACTTATCCCCGCTAACCAGCACTACCAAAAATACCGCGGCTACCACCGCATCAACCAGTAGCTATTACAAAGAACTAACCGGATCGATGAGCGTAAATGGCACGTACCCAAACATCAAACTTCTATTAACCGAAAGCGAAACTCTAGATAGAATTCTTACAATTACATCTGTAACCATTATTCCAACCGAGAGTGATGCCAATAATTTATCCGCTGATATTAAATTCAGTTTTTATTACGTAAAGTAA
- a CDS encoding response regulator: MSELNGKTVLVVDDDESLRQMYRLRLEASGYAVVEATNGEEAMARAVDTQPSCILLDIMMPRVNGFDVLDILKTTASTKKIPVVVLTALMQDDARKRVQNAGAAACLVKSEVVPAQVVATIDAVLAKPTT, translated from the coding sequence ATGTCTGAATTAAACGGTAAAACAGTGTTAGTGGTGGACGATGACGAGTCGTTGCGTCAGATGTACCGTTTGCGTCTAGAAGCGTCCGGATACGCCGTTGTAGAGGCAACCAATGGGGAAGAAGCGATGGCTAGAGCAGTAGATACCCAGCCAAGCTGTATTTTACTAGACATTATGATGCCAAGAGTAAACGGCTTTGACGTGTTAGACATTCTTAAGACAACCGCATCAACTAAAAAAATTCCGGTGGTGGTATTGACTGCTTTAATGCAAGACGACGCTCGTAAGCGCGTACAAAACGCCGGTGCGGCGGCTTGTCTGGTTAAATCCGAAGTAGTACCGGCGCAAGTGGTAGCTACGATTGACGCCGTGTTAGCCAAACCAACAACATAA
- a CDS encoding class I SAM-dependent methyltransferase, translating to MGQFFNVLLWEFYGIGYDAISVSLPHRYLRQEVIKLIDAQGRVHSVMDVGCGTGTLLLELSSHHSEIKLSGIDFSWVMLTLARIKKFLWNRKITFSRLSISELDQVSNESANVVVSVNAIFATNDPAPVLTQINRILTTNGRLVLVTPSDNFSFGRMLKLHRQIFRKLTVIQKIALSLFTILTIPLWIIVCVANVIIDVLATRGHYQFGKLDDVVNVVSNAGFKIISQTAFLDGQELTVVAQKMGAV from the coding sequence ATGGGGCAGTTTTTCAACGTGCTATTGTGGGAATTCTACGGAATCGGATACGACGCTATTTCGGTATCTTTACCTCATCGATACCTGCGACAAGAAGTAATTAAATTGATTGATGCTCAGGGTCGCGTCCATTCCGTAATGGATGTAGGGTGTGGGACGGGCACTCTTTTACTTGAACTTTCCTCGCATCATTCTGAGATCAAGCTATCGGGGATTGATTTTTCATGGGTGATGCTTACTCTGGCTCGGATCAAAAAATTTTTGTGGAACAGAAAAATAACATTCTCTCGATTATCAATTAGCGAATTAGATCAAGTATCAAATGAGAGTGCTAACGTTGTTGTTTCGGTTAACGCAATTTTCGCCACAAATGACCCAGCCCCCGTTTTAACACAGATTAATCGAATATTAACCACAAACGGCAGGTTGGTTTTAGTTACCCCGTCTGATAACTTTAGTTTTGGTAGAATGTTGAAATTGCATCGACAAATTTTTAGAAAACTCACCGTTATTCAAAAAATTGCACTCAGTTTGTTCACAATTTTAACAATACCGCTATGGATCATTGTTTGCGTTGCCAACGTGATTATTGATGTGTTAGCGACAAGGGGACATTACCAGTTTGGCAAGTTAGACGACGTTGTTAACGTGGTGTCTAACGCTGGTTTTAAGATTATTTCTCAAACTGCTTTTCTTGATGGCCAAGAGCTAACAGTTGTAGCACAAAAGATGGGTGCAGTATGA
- a CDS encoding response regulator, with the protein MHSILIIDDEPAIIEMYKIKLEQSQYKVFTALSGTAGIEIAKHEKPDIILLDIIMPKINGFDVLKILKEDPETQSIPVFMTTNLPEHTSGEKAKSLGAVNYLVKAEYEPGMVVEVLNRYLGPEQKPAV; encoded by the coding sequence ATGCACAGCATTCTAATCATCGATGACGAACCAGCCATTATTGAGATGTACAAGATTAAACTGGAGCAAAGCCAGTACAAAGTATTTACTGCCCTATCTGGCACTGCGGGTATTGAAATTGCCAAACATGAGAAGCCTGACATCATTTTGCTAGATATTATTATGCCAAAGATTAACGGTTTTGATGTGTTAAAGATACTAAAAGAAGACCCAGAGACACAGAGTATTCCGGTATTTATGACCACCAACTTGCCCGAACATACCAGCGGTGAGAAAGCTAAGTCACTTGGCGCTGTAAATTATCTAGTTAAAGCTGAGTATGAGCCAGGCATGGTAGTAGAAGTGTTAAATCGCTATCTAGGGCCGGAACAAAAACCAGCCGTCTAA
- a CDS encoding ATP-binding protein: MTPRQIRSAFDALIWILTLTYVYFGIIAQDYSLEEKLSAVLAILLAAYWTIRALESGKGSVNDQKQLEEDSRELRFQRDRHMAFFALTHDGIIVLDKNNNILRINEAMTDISGYTAADAVGHYCPDIFRTEKYKETGIAFGLGFLTEENPTHYEEVQMLTKDGQHIDVGVRCTKAKKFPGHRGASLILIRDLTKIHEAESMEHEFVSMTSHQLFTPLSIIRGHLSMLMQGDLGKINEKQHYFLNQTLESTKKMVNLITELLSISRLEERKIVLNFSQTNITAVVQSAVEEMKTLAVERKIDIVFEKPSSSTPTLNMDGEKITQVVQNLIDNAIKYTNPRGKIVVKIETRPKDVVVSVSDNGVGIPSADIPKLFQRFFRSGNVLSMDTRGTGLGLYIAKVIITRHQGKIWVESKENQGSTFFFSLPR, translated from the coding sequence ATGACACCTAGACAAATTCGCAGTGCGTTTGACGCATTAATTTGGATACTAACTCTTACCTACGTCTATTTTGGTATTATAGCGCAAGATTATTCGCTAGAAGAGAAGCTTAGCGCCGTATTAGCAATATTGCTAGCGGCGTATTGGACAATTCGGGCTTTAGAATCAGGCAAAGGCAGCGTTAACGATCAAAAACAGCTAGAAGAAGACAGCCGAGAACTAAGATTTCAGCGTGATCGCCATATGGCCTTTTTTGCCCTAACTCACGATGGCATCATTGTTTTAGATAAGAATAATAACATTTTACGCATTAACGAGGCTATGACAGATATTTCGGGATATACCGCCGCTGACGCGGTTGGCCATTACTGCCCCGATATCTTCCGCACCGAGAAATACAAAGAGACCGGTATTGCATTTGGTCTTGGTTTTTTAACCGAGGAGAATCCAACGCATTACGAAGAAGTGCAGATGTTAACCAAAGACGGTCAACATATTGATGTGGGCGTACGATGCACCAAAGCTAAAAAATTCCCGGGTCACAGAGGCGCTAGTTTGATTTTGATTCGAGATCTGACCAAAATTCACGAGGCTGAATCAATGGAACACGAGTTTGTTTCTATGACCTCACACCAATTATTCACCCCACTTTCAATTATTCGCGGCCATTTATCCATGTTGATGCAAGGTGATTTAGGCAAGATTAACGAAAAACAGCATTATTTTCTAAATCAGACATTGGAATCTACTAAAAAAATGGTTAATCTCATTACCGAGCTATTATCAATTTCCAGGTTAGAAGAACGCAAAATTGTGCTTAACTTTTCCCAGACTAACATTACCGCAGTAGTACAAAGTGCGGTGGAAGAGATGAAAACACTGGCGGTTGAGCGTAAAATTGACATCGTTTTTGAAAAACCTTCTAGTAGCACTCCTACTCTAAATATGGATGGAGAAAAAATTACTCAAGTGGTGCAGAACTTAATTGATAACGCCATCAAATACACCAATCCTAGAGGCAAAATTGTGGTTAAAATTGAGACTAGGCCAAAAGACGTGGTAGTTTCGGTTAGTGATAACGGGGTTGGTATACCATCGGCCGATATTCCCAAATTGTTCCAACGCTTTTTCCGCAGCGGCAATGTGCTATCTATGGACACTCGCGGAACCGGTCTTGGTCTGTACATCGCCAAAGTAATCATTACCCGCCATCAAGGCAAAATTTGGGTAGAGAGCAAAGAGAATCAAGGATCAACATTCTTCTTTTCACTCCCAAGGTAA
- a CDS encoding PilN domain-containing protein — MSDINLLPQSQKQKRLSVNLMTYISIGFFAILVILAGFVVALTTVRITIAEKINSFNNQIETIENKTLVYKDLESNVSSANTGLKAIKTILDKQIKPNTILDQISAVIGSDVIIKTITVNKTVATTTKSATPAVTAAPVQITIGGTAKQRSSIVDFKRALENNAAFTGITYTITADTSVDTTAPFTFTLNAGYQTPKVK; from the coding sequence ATGAGCGACATTAACCTTTTACCACAATCTCAGAAACAGAAAAGATTATCAGTAAATTTGATGACCTATATTTCGATCGGATTTTTCGCCATTTTGGTCATTTTAGCTGGGTTTGTGGTAGCTTTAACCACGGTTCGAATTACCATTGCTGAAAAAATTAACAGTTTCAATAATCAAATAGAAACTATCGAAAATAAAACCTTGGTGTACAAAGATCTGGAATCAAACGTCTCAAGCGCAAACACCGGCCTCAAAGCAATCAAAACTATTCTTGACAAGCAGATCAAACCTAACACAATCTTAGATCAGATTTCGGCCGTGATTGGCAGCGATGTAATAATAAAAACGATTACGGTAAATAAAACAGTTGCTACCACAACAAAGAGTGCGACTCCGGCTGTTACTGCCGCTCCGGTTCAAATTACCATTGGCGGAACAGCAAAACAACGATCAAGTATTGTTGATTTCAAACGGGCCTTAGAGAACAACGCGGCGTTTACTGGGATTACCTACACTATTACCGCCGACACATCAGTTGACACCACCGCCCCATTCACTTTCACCCTAAACGCCGGCTACCAAACACCAAAGGTGAAATAA